The following coding sequences lie in one Aricia agestis chromosome 18, ilAriAges1.1, whole genome shotgun sequence genomic window:
- the LOC121736174 gene encoding uncharacterized protein LOC121736174, translating to MRLIFVAFLVPLCWANTITQEQLLSVFGPNSVALASPPQLRKPTPNASQDDYPDQDVYIPSQAEYDQFDWTLTKRIASTSNENFLISPLGLKLALAILMEAASGQTQEELSAVLGFERDTHLVRQKFAKILDSLQTKSSQYILEMGSRIFIGAGVEPRQRYAAIAQQFYKTEIVNMDFSDPVVSSKAINNWVANITHGRIPNLVDIDDVTGVVALVLNTLYFKGTWRHQFMPNETRPDQFFLTAKDKKLAQFMNVKDKFYYTESAKYNAKILRMPYLGQKFAMYIVVPNTHDGLPRIFTDLSGLRAELYFLQETIVDVTLPKFKFEYTSLLDSVLKELGIRVAFEDSASFPGIVRGQAARQPLKISKVVQRSGMEVNELGSIAYSATEVALENKFGGGVDAVADLIANKPFLFFIQDEGTRQLLFTGRVSDPTVIDGANKRKGRTGLSAVGDLTSSRTNVLSGTMFLFFVAILACFHQLDCHHATEVHRLNFFDTDLLRYAAEDKTGNVMLSPASIKSLLAMVLEGSGGATANEIRSALRLSPNKNDFREQLYHYLNALNVNTSGVLLHNANAVFISNKLTLRKEYELMLRKVYYADVGKVDFTDPIPTSDFINKWVKNHTSGLIDNIVEPAFIKPSTDMMLTNALYFKSSWRYAFDPKWTKGGCFFIEDQCRKVAMMEQHEELNYAYIDNLRAHALELPYEDPNYSMLLLVPYERDGWVSLIRDLPYMSIPQITRLMEPADVRLYLPRFTIDYAESMIEPLQKMRITTLFTRNANLSGMYEAGIPQLNNIIHKVHMIVDEVGTVAAAASSAVVIPLIEDGVQIRVDRPFLFFIKDNKRGLVLFEGKIGEPTAFTEKDVLEPPPKTPPPSPAKRRYSWSYKR from the exons ATGAGATTGATTTTTGTGGCGTTTTTGG TGCCACTATGTTGGGCGAACACGATAACCCAGGAGCAACTGCTGTCGGTGTTCGGTCCGAACTCCGTAGCGCTGGCCTCGCCGCCGCAGCTGCGGAAACCAACGCCCAACGCGAGCCAGGACGACTATCCCGACCAGGATGTGTACATACCCTCGCAGGCGGAGTATGACCAGTTCGACTGGACTTTGACGAAG CGTATAGCATCAACCTCCAATGAGAACTTCCTCATCTCGCCCCTGGGCTTGAAGCTGGCTCTGGCCATCCTGATGGAGGCAGCATCGGGTCAGACGCAGGAGGAGCTGTCAGCGGTACTCGGGTTTGAGCGAGACACCCATCTCGTTAGGCAGAAGTTCGCCAAGATCTTGGATTCTCTACAG ACCAAATCCTCTCAATACATACTCGAGATGGGAAGCCGTATCTTCATCGGCGCCGGCGTAGAACCCCGACAGAGGTACGCGGCCATCGCGCAGCAGTTCTACAAGACGGAGATCGTCAACATGGACTTTAGCGATCCCGTCGTCTCCTCCAAGGCCATCAACAACTGGGTCGCCAACATCACGCACGGACGGATACCGAATTTGGTTGATAttg ATGACGTAACAGGAGTAGTAGCCCTGGTCCTCAACACGTTGTACTTCAAGGGCACATGGAGACACCAGTTTATGCCCAACGAGACCAGGCCGGACCAGTTCTTCCTCACCGCCAAGGACAAGAAGCTCGCTCAGTTCATGAACGTGAAAGACAAGTTCTACTACACGGAGTCCGCGAAATACAATGCCAAGATCCTGAGGATGCCTTATTTG GGCCAGAAGTTCGCTATGTACATCGTGGTGCCCAACACACATGACGGTCTACCGCGCATCTTCACCGACCTGAGCGGTCTGCGCGCTGAGCTGTACTTCCTGCAGGAGACTATAGTCGACGTGACGCTGCCCAAGTTCAAGTTCGAGTATACGTCGCTGCTGGATTCTGTGCTGAAAGAG CTGGGCATCCGCGTGGCGTTCGAGGACTCGGCGTCGTTCCCGGGCATCGTGCGCGGGCAGGCGGCGCGCCAGCCGCTCAAGATCTCCAAGGTGGTGCAGCGCAGCGGCATGGAGGTCAACGAACTGGGCAGCATCGCATACTCCGCCACTG AGGTAGCCCTGGAGAACAAGTTCGGTGGTGGTGTGGACGCCGTTGCCGACCTGATCGCCAACAAGCCGTTCCTGTTCTTCATCCAGGACGAGGGGACAAGACAGCTGCTGTTCACAGGGAGGGTCTCTGACCCCACCGTCATAGACGGCGCCAACAAAC GTAAGGGGCGAACTGGTTTATCTGCAGTCGGGGATCTCACGTCTTCGCGCACTAATGTGTTGAGTGGAACCATGTTTCTGTTTTTCG TCGCCATCTTGGCGTGCTTCCACCAGCTGGACTGTCACCATGCCACCGAGGTCCACCGTCTCAACTTCTTCGATACCGACCTCCTCCGGTACGCGGCGGAAGACAAGACCGGCAACGTCATGTTGTCTCCGGCCAGCATCAAGTCGCTGCTGGCGATGGTGCTCGAAGGCTCGGGCGGAGCGACGGCCAACGAGATCAGAAGTGCTCTGAGACTGTCCCCCAACAAGAACGACTTTAGGGAACAGCTGTATCATTACTTGAATGCGTTAAAC GTAAACACTTCCGGAGTACTTCTTCACAATGCCAACGCGGTGTTCATCTCCAACAAGCTAACCCTGCGGAAAGAGTATGAGTTGATGCTTCGGAAGGTCTACTACGCTGACGTGGGGAAGGTGGACTTCACAGACCCCATCCCAACTTCGGACTTCATCAACAAGTGGGTGAAGAATCACACGAGCGGCCTGATCGACAATATCGTGGAGCCCG CTTTCATCAAACCCTCTACCGACATGATGCTGACCAACGCCCTCTACTTCAAGAGCTCCTGGAGGTACGCCTTCGACCCCAAGTGGACGAAGGGCGGCTGCTTCTTCATCGAAGATCAGTGCCGGAAGGTCGCGATGATGGAGCAGCACGAGGAGCTGAACTACGCGTATATCGACAACCTGAGGGCGCACGCCTTGGAGTTGCCTTATGAG GACCCCAACTACTCGATGCTGCTGCTGGTGCCCTACGAGCGCGACGGCTGGGTGTCCCTCATCCGGGACCTGCCCTACATGAGCATCCCGCAGATCACCCGCCTGATGGAGCCGGCCGACGTGAGACTGTATCTGCCCCGGTTCACGATCGACTACGCCGAGAGCATGATTGAGCCGTTGCAGAAG ATGAGAATAACGACTCTCTTCACCCGCAACGCCAACCTCAGCGGCATGTACGAGGCGGGCATACCGCAGCTCAACAACATCATCCACAAG GTCCATATGATCGTGGATGAGGTGGGCACCGTCGCCGCCGCTGCCTCCTCCGCGGTGGTCATCCCCCTCATCGAAGACGGCGTCCAGATCAGAGTGGACCGGCCGTTCCTGTTCTTCATCAAGGATAATAAGCGGGGACTGGTGCTGTTCGAGGGCAAGATTGGGGAACCCACTGCGTTCACGGAGAAGGATGTTCTGG aaccaCCACCAAAAACGCCTCCCCCCAGCCCAGCCAAACGAAGATACAGCTGGAGTTATAAGagataa